From Methanocorpusculum sp., the proteins below share one genomic window:
- a CDS encoding YkgJ family cysteine cluster protein produces MGGNFECTQCGLCCLGIGEIVRMDKQLSQYGFVVKNEVVREMRQALITPEYRELFDNDHSVQEENRAACFFVRRKPDGKYVCTIHPYRLFICKDYHCCAARIWKGGEEAARVKGRVSLVSKDEELKEIWREKVQKHPDPSPEYIESVMGEHGYSILFYDGE; encoded by the coding sequence ATGGGCGGGAATTTTGAGTGTACACAGTGCGGGCTTTGCTGTCTTGGTATCGGGGAGATCGTCAGAATGGACAAACAGCTCTCCCAGTACGGGTTTGTCGTAAAAAACGAAGTCGTCCGGGAGATGCGCCAGGCACTCATCACACCCGAATACCGGGAGTTGTTTGATAACGATCACTCCGTCCAGGAGGAAAACAGAGCGGCCTGCTTTTTTGTCCGGCGAAAACCCGACGGCAAATATGTCTGCACCATCCATCCGTACCGTCTTTTCATTTGCAAAGATTATCACTGCTGTGCCGCAAGGATCTGGAAAGGCGGCGAAGAGGCAGCACGGGTGAAAGGCCGCGTATCGCTCGTCTCAAAGGACGAGGAACTGAAAGAGATATGGCGGGAAAAAGTTCAGAAACATCCCGATCCGTCTCCTGAATACATCGAGTCCGTGATGGGGGAACACGGCTATTCTATTCTGTTCTATGACGGTGAATGA